GTAGACGGGCTTATGTACCTCTCCTTTTTTCTATTCCTGGCCATCTTGTTCATCTTCTTCCGGGATTAGCGTTTTCGGCTCCGTTTCTGGAAATGAGCCCGAAAACGTACTTTCACGTGGTGGAAATTAATATCTTGGGGTAGTTCATCTTTACCGCCATGGCGCCTGTCACGTTTACTTCCTCTAAAAGCTGGCTGATTACTTTGGTCATCTGGGGCACCTCTTTGCTGCTGGTGTTTGTATTTGTGCAAGATATGCTCACCGGTTCTTCTGTGGTAGGGAGCATTACCAAAGGCGTCTTCCTGTTTCTCACTATTGGCTTCCTGCTCTGGACCTGGTTCGGGACGTATTACCTTGTAGCGGGCAACCACCTTTCCTACCGCTGCGGCCCCCTGCACAGCCGAATCCCTATCCAAGACATCAGAAACAGCATGAACGGCTGTGGTCTGGCCTACGGCCGGCGCTGGGCTTTAATGGCCTGGTGGTGCATTTCGGCAAGTGGGACGAGGTTTACATTTCGCCGAGTAGGCAGCAGGAGTTTATTGAGAGGCTGAAGCAGGTGAATCCGGGGATTATGGTGAAGTAGAATAATAACTTCAGAAAATCTTATAGCCCTTTCCCTTTTTCGGCTCCGTTTCCAGAAACGAGCTCGAAAACGGAAATCCCTTCCCTATACTTTATCTCCCCTCAGCTTTCTTAACCGCTTGCGGGCCTCGGCCACGAAGACGCTGCCGGGGTGTTTGGTGAGGAGTTGGCTGTAGAGTTCCTGCGCTTTCTGGGGCTGCTTCAGGTTTTCCTCGTTCAGTTTGGCCAGCAGGTAGAGCGCGTCATCAGAGAGAATATCGGCTTTGGGGTGGTCCAGAATAAGCTGGAAGTTCTGCGCGGCTTCGTCAAAACGGCCCAGGGTTTGGAACAGTTCGGCTTTCTTGAAATAGATTTCGTCGGTGAGGCTGTGGCCGGGGTATTTTTTTAGGAGTTCATCTAGTGCCAGCAAGGCCTCAGGGTGCTGGTTTTTGAAGATGAGGAAATCTATGGCGGCGTACTCTTTGAGCGCAGCTGCTGTGGTGTCCAGGCCAGTGTTGTCAATAATCAATAAGCTCAGGCTGAGGGCGTCATTGGCAATCTCGCGGCTGGTGGCTAGTTTGAGGATGTCCAGGTGGCTCTGGGCCAGTTCGAATTCGCCTTTGTAATAGCTGAGGCGGGCGTTGCGGAGTTTGGCTTCGTGGCCCAGGGGCTGTTCTTTGTGCGTTTTCTCTACCTGGCTGTAGAGCAAAGTAGTTTCCCAGGGCTCGCCGCGCAGCAAGTACACATCAGCTAGGGCTAATTTGGCTTCGGCGACTACGTCTGGCTGGGCGCGGGGCATGGCAATGACGGCCTGCAGGTTTTGCATGGCGGTTTGCTGGTTGTCCAGGTAAAAGGCCTGCAGCTCGCCCAGGCTTTTGATGATGTTGGCCGTACGTTCAGAGCGGCCCAGTTCCTGCAGCAGGCTTTCATAGTCCTGGGCCAGCAGCTTCATTTTCTCTTTGTTCAGCGGGAACGTGTTCTTGACCTGCTCTTCGCGGGCCTGTATGATGCGGTGGCGGGCCACGGGGTAATACTCGCCGGTGCGGTATTGCTGCATCACGTAGGTATAACCGTCAATGGCGGTCTCAAAATCTTTGTTGCGCAGGCTGATGTCGGCGAGGGAAAGCACGCGGGCCCCGCCACCTTGGGTACGCCTATCCAACGCGCGGGCCTGTAAGAGCGCGGGCGCGAAGTCTTTGCGTTGCACCAATACCCAGATCAAAAGCTCCTGCACGGAGCTGGCGTCGGGGTCAGTTTGTACCTCGGTCATGAGGCGCTGTTCCAGCTTGTTGAGGGCTTCTTCTTCGCGGAGCGTGTTCTGTAGCAAGTTCTGGGCGTAAGTCAAAGGCACGGCGGTACTTTTCACCTGCTTCAGCACTTCGTCAATCAATTGATCATGCTTGCGCTGGTAGGCGTAGATCTGCAACAGCTGCCCGGCAAAGTTCTTTTCATTGCCAGACAGTTGCCGGGCACGCAGATACACCTGTTCCACGTAGTCAAACATTTCGGTCTGCTGGAACGCGTTGGCCACGCCGTACACATTCTCTGGGGTGGTAGACAGCACTACTTTGGCGTAGAGTTTCTCGGCGGCGGGGGCGTTGCCCGCGGCTTGGAGCACCTTGCCTTCATCTATGATATAGTTGGGCACGTTGGGGTATTTCTTCTGGGCGCGCTTCACCAGTTTTTCGGCTTCTTTGAAGTTGCGCAGCGCCAGCAGGGTCTTGAGGTAATCTGGGTACACCAAGCCAAACTGCACGTCTTGCTCCACCAGTTTGGCCAGCAGGGTTTCGGCTTTCTGGTAATCGCCTTGCCGCAGGTATTCTTTGGCCAGGGCCATCTGCTCCGGTACGCCCTGCGCCAGACTGGCCGTGAGACAGCCCGCGCATAAAAGCCAACAAATCAACAACCTTCTCATCATGACAGAACTGCTATGCCGTATTTTGGGTAACGTAAATTTCAGGTATTCAATATACGTTTATGAGCTCATTTTCAGAAATGAGCCCGAAAACAGTTTCCTCGGAAACAACAAGAGCCGCACTGTAGAAAGTGCGGCTCTCGCCTTTTTGTGTAGAATGGCTTCTTAGAAGAAACGAACGCGGTTGTCTTCTACCTTGGCGTTCTTTCTAACGGCCTCGTAGATGGCAGCCTGCACACGGCCTGATCTGATGTCCTGCACTTGCTTTTTGGCAGTGGCCAGGTCAGATACCGGCGGCGCGGGCGTGATGTTGGTCAATTCTACCACCACTACGCCACCTTCGCCGTCAATGGCGGGGGTGCGCTGGCCAGGCTTCAGACCGAACGCTCTGCCAATGGCCACTGGCTCCATGCCCATGCCGGGCACGTTGGCAGCCGCAAATGAAATGTCAGAGGCTGGGCGGGCAATGGCGTCTGGGCCGTACTTGGCGGCAGCCTGCCCCAAGGTACCGGAAATAGTACCCAGTTTCTCTTTGATTTTCTTCGCTTTCAATTCATTGCGCACGGCCATGGTGAGTTCATCACGCACGTCTTCCAGTTTAGCAGTGCCTTTCTCGCGCTTGTTGGTTAAAACGGCCACCACGTACTGGTCATCCATGGTGATCACATGTGACACATCGCCTACGTTGGTGTCTTCAGAGAAGGCCCAGCGCACCAGTTCTCTGGCGTTCTGCAGGTTGTTCACGCTGCGGCTGTCTGCGGTGATGTTCTTGGCTTCTGTTTTGCTCAGGCCTTTCTGCGCGGTGATGGTTTTCTCAAAGCTTTCCAGGTTATTGCTGTTAGAGGCAATTTCGCTGGCACGGCTGAAGGCAAACTCACGTGAGTTGTCACTTGGTGAGATGGTGCGGGTCACCTGGGCCACCTGGTAGGTTCTGGTAGTCTTAGGGTTGGTGATTTTGATGATGTGGTAACCATAGTCGGTCTCAACCAGGTTTGGCAGCAAGCCGGCGCTGGTGGCACCAAACACTGCTTTCTCAAACGCCGGTACCATGCGGCCTTCTGTAAACCAGCCCAGGTCACCGCCTACTGAGGCAGTTCCGTCTGTGCCGTGTTGCAGGGCCATCTGCGCGAAGTCAGCGCCGCCTCTGATCTGGGTTAAAATGCCCTGGGCTTTGGTTTTGGCCGCGGCTTTGGCTTCTGGGGTGGCGTTATCTGGCTTGATCAAGATGTGGCTGGCACGGGCAGAGGCGGCACCTCCGTCTTTGGTGCCGGTGATTTTGTAAAGGCTAAACGTACCGTTCTGCACAAACGGACCGTACACTTTGCCCATCTCCAGGCTTTGCTTTTTCAGGTCTTCAGGCAAATCACTCACGGGTACATAGGCGCCGTTGTAAGGCGTGTCAGACTCAGCTTTCACAAACAGAGAATCATTCTGGGTGGTGGCGAAATCAGACGTAAGGGCGGCGGTGCTCTGCTGGTACGCGGTGCTGTCTTCTTTAGACGGGGCCACCGGCACAGTTACGTACGTAATAGAACGGCCGGCCTCCACCTCAAACTTCTTCTTGTTGTTGTTCAGGTATTGGCTCAGCTGGTCATCAGTTACCTTAATGGTAGAGTCTGCAATACTGAAATACGGGATGAACAGGTAGTTGATGCTGGCTTTGGCGTTCTGCTCAGTGTTGTAACGCTTGGCTTCTTCGGTGGTCACGTAGTTAGAGAACGTGAACAGGTTATAGTATTTGTTCCGAAGGCGGTCTTGCGCCAAATCTTCCTCGTACTTGCGCCAGGCGTTCCGTTGCTCCTCGGGCAGGTTGCCCAGGTTGGCCAACGTCTGCTTCACTTGGGCCACGTCAAACTGACCGGTCTGCGGGTTGGTGAACATCTGCTTGAGGGCGGGGTGCACGTTGCGGCCCTGTACCATGTCAAAGCGCTCATCGTCTGAAATACCCAAACCGGCTTCCTCAAACTCATCAGCGAAGGCGTATTTGAACACCAACTGGTTCCAGGTCTGCTCGCGCAAAGAAGCCATCTCGGCCTCACCCGGCTGACGGCCATACTGCGAGGCGTAATTGTTTCTGGCTTCGTCAAACAAGGCTTCAAACTCCTGCACAGACACTTCATGCCCGGCAATCTCCCCTACTGTGGTGTTGTTTCCGAACAGGTTGGAGTTAGGCCCCAACAAATCTCCCAACACAATGAAAATGAGCAAGCCGATGGCGATTGCACCTATAGCAAAGCCTGACCTCTCCCGAATCTTGTTAATTAATGCCATGTATGTAGTAAACGTATTTTATGCGGTATGCAAAATAATCTGAATATGTGGTAAAATCAAAATATAAGTGGGTATGAACCAGTTTAAACTTCAGGTTTTTGCGTGGAGTGGCTTTAACTGGTTCCTGCCTCTGCTTTTGGCATGACATCATGGGCTGCCACAAGCCTTAGAAATAACAGTTGTTGTATAAAATGTATGATGGTTGGGAGAAAGCCTTTTGTTGAGACGCAATACCTTGCGCTTGGCGTTCCCAATCGTTCCATAGAGCCAAAACGCAAGGTTTTGCGCCTCAACAGTGGCGGCATCAGACATTTTATACTACTGCCAAAACAACTTTGGCCGAATTCCGTGCTGGCAGTTTTCGCGTTTCAACTTGACATTTAAGTAAGTGTTGAAGAGCGAATTTATTATTCCTCAGAAGCCGACTGGCGCAGACCCAGGAACACGGTGTTGATGCGGTGCTCATCCATTGACAGAATCCTGATCTCAAACGGCGGCACGGCCACCACGTCTCCGGTTGCCGGAATCTCCTCCAGCACCGACAAGATAAAGCCGCCCAACGTTTCATAGTCGCCTTCTGGCAAATTGAGCTGGTATTTCTCATTGAGGTAGTCAATCTCCTGGCGGGCGCTGAAGAGGTAAGTGCCGGGCTCGGGCAAAGCCTGCTCCAGCAAATCTTCCTCATCATACTCATCATTAATGTCGCCCAGAATCTCTTCCATCACGTCTTCCAGGGTCACAATGCCGGAGGTGCCGCCAAATTCGTCCAGGACCAGGACAATGCTGCGGTGCTCGGTGATGAACTTCACGAAGAGCTCGCGGGCCAGCATGTTCTCGGGCACGGCCTCCATGGGTGTGAGAATGTCTTGCAGGCTGGTGGGGCTGCTGAACAGGGCAAACTGGTGGCAGTAGCCCAGAATGTGGTCTATGGAGTCTTGGTAAATCAGGATTTTGGAGTGGCCGGTGTCAATGAACGCCTGCCGGAGCACGTCTACGCCTTCCTCCAGTTCAATGGCGTCAATCTCGGTGCGGGGCACCATGCACTCGCGCACTTTCACGTTCCGGAACTCCAGGGCGTTGTTGAAAATCTTGCTGTCCACCTCATTGGAAGGCACAAAAGAAAGTTCGGCTTCCTCGGGACTCTGCACTTTCACGGCAAAGGGCTGCAAAGTGAGGGCGTTCATGGCGGGCTGTAGTTCGTTTTCAGGCTCATTTTCAGAAATGAGGCCAAAAACGGAAGTCACCAGATACGTGAGCGGGTAAAAGACCACTACAAAGAAGGCCAAAGGCGCAGCCACCAGACGCAGCAAGCCGGCCGGAGCCACAAAAGCCGCCAGCAAGCCCACGCTCAGTTGTACCAACCACGTGATAAGAATGGCAGAAAGCCCGGCCAGCAGCATGGCCGCCAGCCCTATGAGCTGCAGTTGGCTGTGCAACACCTGGTAGAGCAACCCAAAGGCACCCATGGCCAGCAGCAGAAGCCCCAGCACGGTGCCCAGGTGTGCGGTGAGCAAGGTGCTTTTCTCGCGTTTCACCAGAAAAGAGTCAAAGCCCTGGTTGTCCAGCACCTCCAGCTTGACCAGTTCACGGGCCACCTGCCGGAGCGCCACTTCGCCCAGGGTGAACAGCGCCAGCAGCACCGCCCCCACAGCCAGCAGAATATAATAGGCAGACAGCTCCATTCTTTATGGTTTCCCTTTGCTCATACGAAACAGCATGAGAAAGATAACAGACAGCATGAAAATCCAGTAGTTGGGCAGAATACCGTCTATGGTGGACCGGTGAATGCCAATGACCAGCGTGACCACCATCAAGGCCATGTAGATTGTCTGTTTCAGGCTCATTGCTTTATTCTGAAAGAACCAGAGAAATTGGTCAATTTGTAATTAGAGAAATCTTCATTAGAGGTGAGGCCGTGGCCGGTCACTACTTCCTCAGCGCTGGTGATGCGCACAAACTTGTCTGTGAAAATCTGGCGGCGCTGCCGGTTCCAGTACAGTTCCTCGGTGTTGAGCTGTTCGTTTTTCACGGTGTTCTTGACCACTACGTCATTCTTCACGAAGTACTGGTCGTCTTTCTTGTTGTACTTGCCGTATTTGGCCGTGACCGTGGTGGTGGGCTGCCCGTTCTCATAGAACGTGATGAACATGCCTTTGGGGTAGAGAATGTCGCCGTTCTGCATGTCCTGTTGCAGCGGGGCGTTCATCTTGAGCTTGGTCTTGGCCGAGTCACTGTAAATGGTCTCCACGTTCACCGTCTCAGACGCCGGGCCTTTGTACTCGATGATCTTCACTTCCTTCTCTGCCTCCTGGCACCCTACGGCCATTGCCGCGCAGGCCATGGCAAAAGAAAGGAAAAGGCGCATGTTCATAGCAAAAACTACCTTGTTATAAATGCGGAAGATACCAACCCAACAGACGCGTGATCTATTATGCTGGTATCTGCCTTGATTTTTTATGGGTCCGCCAGTGAGTGGGTTTTCCCGGAGGAAATTTTTCCTGTCTCACCGGTGCATTCTGCCGCTTGTCTGGTTTTCCGTTTTCGGGCTCATTTCTGGAAATGAAGCCAAAAACAGAACTTCACCTCAGGAATAAAACCGCAGCAGACACGCTTAAACGTTAGTCAAACCGTCGCTTGATGAACCAGCGGTTGTTGAAGGTCACGCCAATGTTCACTCTAAAGTACTGCTCTTTGATGCCCGTGCCCGGCGCCTCTTGCATGCCTAGCGCAAAGCTGGTGTTCAACACGGCCTGCGTGTAATCTGGCGGACGAACCCCTCTGCCCACCGGGAACGAGAATCCCCACGTAACTCCCATGTTGTTGACTTCCTGGATGTTGCTGGCCGCCATAATCTCTGAACTGCCGTAATAACCGCCAAAACGGTACGTAATGCGTTTCATGTACGAGCTCACCGAGGCCGGATCTGGCGTGAACTCGGTGCCTACGCCAATGCGATAGCTGTCTCCCAGTTCCTGCGGACCGGCACCTTTCTCGCGGCTAAAGCCCCTGAAATCTGAACCCGTAGACGCGGTGTAGTCCAGGCCCATGCTCCAGCTTTTGTTGTTGTCAATGCCTAAACCAACTTGAAAGGTCTGCGGAATGGTGGAATAGCCTTCGGTGCTGTCTGTCACAATGCTGGAAATCAGGAAATCGTCCAGCATTCGGCGCTCCAGGCTGGCCTGGTAGTCGGCGCTGAGGTTGGCTTTGGCGGCGTAGGTGGCCCCCAGGCCCATGCTCAACTTCTCATTCAGTTTCTTTCTGTAGTGCAGACCGCCTTTAAAGGCCAGACCGGCGTATTTTTCGGCAGTGTGCACCACTGCTTTCTGCGGTGCGGTGGCTTTGTCTGTGGTGTCTACCAACACAGAGGTGGCCTCACGGTCAATAGTCCCGAACAGATAGGAAGCGGTCACCCCGGCAGTTAAACCGTTGGCAATTCTAACACCGTGCGAGAAAAAGACTTCGCTCAACCCACCGGTGCCTTTGTACTCCCGCAGAATGTTCACGTTCTTGCCATCTACCAATAGTGGCTCACTTAGGTAGGTCAGGTAATTGACCCGGCTGTAAGGCTTCAACCCAAAAGAGGTAGTCCAGCTGCGCGACAAGGGAATGGAAAAAGAAAGGTGGCCCAGGCTTCCGCTGCCGTCAATCTGGGAGGTTTGGCGGTTAGAGATTTTTTTCAGCTCTGTGGCCACGGCGGCCTCAAACGTTACCAGGTTGTTGTAGAACAAAAGGGCCGGGTTCTGGTCATTGAGCAATTGCCCGTTGGCCGTGCCCACGCCGGCATAGCCCATGCCCGCGCTCCTGATGCTTGTTGTTCCTGACACCATATCGCCCACACCAAAGCGGGAATAGGGTGAGTTTGAGAGCTGTTGCGCCTGTACTTGAACCCCAATGATAGACAAAGAGAGAAGAAACAGAGCGCGGAAAGGCTTATACATTATACTCAAGTATTCGGTTTAACCCGATTAAAACCAATTCGGGAATGACAAAGATGCGTGCTTTTACTGTACTTTCAAAAAACGGGGCATCGCCGCCGCACAGAAGGACGGTCAATGGGTTGTACTGCCGCCCATAATACTGAATCATGCCTTCGGCCTCTGCCACTGCCCCGTACAAGACACCGCCTGTTATAGCTTCTGCCGTGGTTTTGCCTGGTCTAGGCGGCAACGCAGTACCCGAAAGTTCCGGCAGTTTGCCCGTGAACGCGTGCAAAGCATGGTACCGCATGGTAAGCCCCAGTGAGATGTTGCCTCCCTGGAACGTGCCATCGGCGGTCAGCAAATCATAGGTAATGCAGGTACCCGCGTCTATGACCAGGCAATGTCGCTCCGGGAACAAATGGTACGCTCCCACGGCGGCAGCCAGCCGGTCAACGCCCAGCGTGTGCGGCGTACCGTAGTTGTTCTGAATGGGCACCGGCGTTTGGGCAGTGAACACTACCTGTTTGCCCTTTACCTCTACAAAACTACCAAGGTCTGCTTCTTCTGCACTGACGGATGAAAGTATAGCATGCTGAATCTGCTCATGGGCTAGTTCTTTGCTGAGTTCAGCAAAAGTTTGGCAAGTAAACTGCCGCAGCAAGTGGCCTTCCTGGAAAAGGCCAACCTTAATGCGTGAGTTTCCTCTGTCTATGACCAGATTCAGCATACTGTGAACGAGAAATTACATGAAGTATTTCAGGCGCACCACTTCTTTTTCTGACAAAAAGCGCCAGTTGCCGCGTGGCAGGTCTTTTTTGGTGAGGCCCGCATATTGCACACGGTCCAGGGTGACTACGTCATAGCCCAGGTGTTCAAAAATGCGGCGCACAATGCGGTTCCGGCCAATATGGATTTCCACGCCCAGGAACTTGTTGCTGTCGCCTAACAAAGCCACTTCATCCACTTCGGCTTTGCCGTCTTCCAGCATCAAGCCTTCCTGAATTTTCTTTACGTCATCTTGCGTGATGGGCTTGTCCAGCTCCACCTGGTAGATTTTGGAAATCTTGTTAGACGGGTGCGTGAGTTTCTGGGCCAGTTCGCCGTCATTGGTGAACAGCAGCAGACCGGTGGTGTTTCTGTCTAAGCGGCCCACGGGGAACATGCGTTCTTTGGAGGCGTTCTTGATCAGGTCCATCACGGTTTTGCGGCCTTCCGGGTCTTCTGTGGTGGTGATGAAATCTTTGGGCTTGTTCAAGAGCACGTACACCGTTTTCTCACGGTTCAGCTTTTTGCGGCCGTACGTTACGGTGTCATTAGGACCAACGCGGTAACCCATTTCTGTCACCACTTCGCCGTTTACTTTGATCTCACCGGCGGCAATCAGTTCATCGGCCTCACGGCGAGAGCAGATACCAGCGTTGGCAATGTAACGGTTAAGCCTGAAGTCTTGTGCGTTATACGTTTCGTCGCGTTGCTTGCGGCGTTCTTCGTAGCGCTTTAAGTTATAGAAAGGCGCTTCTTTGGTTTCCTCGTCCGAAGGACGGCTGCGGTCATCGCGGCCACGGCCGGCGCCTCTGTCTGCGCCACGGTCATTGCGCTCTGGGCGGCTACCGCGATCAAATTTATTGTCACGGCTCTGGAACGATGGACGGTCACCGCCACGGTTTTCACGTGGAGCATTGCGGTCAAACGGACGGTCTCCCCGGTTTTCACGCGGGGCGCTGCGGTCGAAGGCAGGCCGGTCGTCACGGTTTTCACGGGGTGCGCTGCGGTCAAACGGTTTGTCCCCAGCTTTGTGCGGTGGGCGGTCATTTCCGTTTTCGGCCTCATTTCTGGAATCGGAGCCAAAATCGCGCGGCGCGCGGTCTGGTCTGTCTTCAGAACGTTGGAACGCACGGCCTTCCGGACGCTCACTCCCGCGGTTAAAGCTGCCGCGTTCTTCTCTGTCACCGGCTGGTCTTTCTCTGCGGTCGTCACGGTTGAAGCTGCCACGGTCAGGTCTGTCATTTGAGAAACCACCTTCACGGCGGTCACCGTCCCGGTTGTCTCTGCGGTCATCGCGGCCAGCGCCAAACGCCGGACGGTCACTGCCTCTGCGGTCTCCACCACGGCTGTCGCGGTCGCCCCCAAAAGAACGGCGTTCGCCACGGTCTCCGCCGTCACGGGCGGGGCCACGGCTACCTTCGCGGCGGTCCTGGAAAGAACCACTTCCGCGGCTATCTCTGCTGTCTCTATCTGGTCTGTTGTAGCCACCTTCTCTGTCTGAAGAAGAACGGCGGTTGTCTGGCCGGTCTCCGTCGCGGCGCGGCGGACGATCTCCAAACGCAGGACGGTCATTGTTACCACGGTCTGGGCGCTCAAACCCGCGGGCGGGCCGGAAATCACCCGGACGGCGGTCGTTTTCCCGTTTAGGGGCGCGCTCACGGTCTTCGCGGCGGCTGTTCACGCTGCCGTCTGTGTCATCTGGGCGCGGGGCGCGCGGACGATCTCCAAAAGAAGGGCGGTCTGTGTTTCTGTCTCGTGGGCCTCGGCTGCCTTCGCGGTTGCCGCCTTCTGGGCGGTCAAAGCGGGTGCCTCTGCCAAATACTTTTTTGTCGCCTCCTCGGTTTTCCCGGGGGCGTTCGTTGCCTTCTTGCGGCGTGTCTTCGTTTCTAGCCATGGTATTGTGAAAATTGCAGTATCGCTACTGTATAAAAGAAGTGATGTGTTGAATTACTTAAAGAGCGGCTTCGCCGATGGTGTTCTCCTCAGGCGCCAAGTCTCTGAGCTGCGGAAGGTCTTTGAGATGGTTGAGCCCGAAGTGCTCCATGAATTTCTGGCTGGTGCCAAATAA
This region of Rufibacter sp. LB8 genomic DNA includes:
- the lptC gene encoding LPS export ABC transporter periplasmic protein LptC gives rise to the protein MRLFLSFAMACAAMAVGCQEAEKEVKIIEYKGPASETVNVETIYSDSAKTKLKMNAPLQQDMQNGDILYPKGMFITFYENGQPTTTVTAKYGKYNKKDDQYFVKNDVVVKNTVKNEQLNTEELYWNRQRRQIFTDKFVRITSAEEVVTGHGLTSNEDFSNYKLTNFSGSFRIKQ
- a CDS encoding PH domain-containing protein; amino-acid sequence: MHFGKWDEVYISPSRQQEFIERLKQVNPGIMVK
- a CDS encoding type III pantothenate kinase; the protein is MLNLVIDRGNSRIKVGLFQEGHLLRQFTCQTFAELSKELAHEQIQHAILSSVSAEEADLGSFVEVKGKQVVFTAQTPVPIQNNYGTPHTLGVDRLAAAVGAYHLFPERHCLVIDAGTCITYDLLTADGTFQGGNISLGLTMRYHALHAFTGKLPELSGTALPPRPGKTTAEAITGGVLYGAVAEAEGMIQYYGRQYNPLTVLLCGGDAPFFESTVKARIFVIPELVLIGLNRILEYNV
- a CDS encoding hemolysin family protein; translated protein: MELSAYYILLAVGAVLLALFTLGEVALRQVARELVKLEVLDNQGFDSFLVKREKSTLLTAHLGTVLGLLLLAMGAFGLLYQVLHSQLQLIGLAAMLLAGLSAILITWLVQLSVGLLAAFVAPAGLLRLVAAPLAFFVVVFYPLTYLVTSVFGLISENEPENELQPAMNALTLQPFAVKVQSPEEAELSFVPSNEVDSKIFNNALEFRNVKVRECMVPRTEIDAIELEEGVDVLRQAFIDTGHSKILIYQDSIDHILGYCHQFALFSSPTSLQDILTPMEAVPENMLARELFVKFITEHRSIVLVLDEFGGTSGIVTLEDVMEEILGDINDEYDEEDLLEQALPEPGTYLFSARQEIDYLNEKYQLNLPEGDYETLGGFILSVLEEIPATGDVVAVPPFEIRILSMDEHRINTVFLGLRQSASEE
- a CDS encoding pseudouridine synthase, whose amino-acid sequence is MARNEDTPQEGNERPRENRGGDKKVFGRGTRFDRPEGGNREGSRGPRDRNTDRPSFGDRPRAPRPDDTDGSVNSRREDRERAPKRENDRRPGDFRPARGFERPDRGNNDRPAFGDRPPRRDGDRPDNRRSSSDREGGYNRPDRDSRDSRGSGSFQDRREGSRGPARDGGDRGERRSFGGDRDSRGGDRRGSDRPAFGAGRDDRRDNRDGDRREGGFSNDRPDRGSFNRDDRRERPAGDREERGSFNRGSERPEGRAFQRSEDRPDRAPRDFGSDSRNEAENGNDRPPHKAGDKPFDRSAPRENRDDRPAFDRSAPRENRGDRPFDRNAPRENRGGDRPSFQSRDNKFDRGSRPERNDRGADRGAGRGRDDRSRPSDEETKEAPFYNLKRYEERRKQRDETYNAQDFRLNRYIANAGICSRREADELIAAGEIKVNGEVVTEMGYRVGPNDTVTYGRKKLNREKTVYVLLNKPKDFITTTEDPEGRKTVMDLIKNASKERMFPVGRLDRNTTGLLLFTNDGELAQKLTHPSNKISKIYQVELDKPITQDDVKKIQEGLMLEDGKAEVDEVALLGDSNKFLGVEIHIGRNRIVRRIFEHLGYDVVTLDRVQYAGLTKKDLPRGNWRFLSEKEVVRLKYFM
- a CDS encoding peptidylprolyl isomerase; its protein translation is MALINKIRERSGFAIGAIAIGLLIFIVLGDLLGPNSNLFGNNTTVGEIAGHEVSVQEFEALFDEARNNYASQYGRQPGEAEMASLREQTWNQLVFKYAFADEFEEAGLGISDDERFDMVQGRNVHPALKQMFTNPQTGQFDVAQVKQTLANLGNLPEEQRNAWRKYEEDLAQDRLRNKYYNLFTFSNYVTTEEAKRYNTEQNAKASINYLFIPYFSIADSTIKVTDDQLSQYLNNNKKKFEVEAGRSITYVTVPVAPSKEDSTAYQQSTAALTSDFATTQNDSLFVKAESDTPYNGAYVPVSDLPEDLKKQSLEMGKVYGPFVQNGTFSLYKITGTKDGGAASARASHILIKPDNATPEAKAAAKTKAQGILTQIRGGADFAQMALQHGTDGTASVGGDLGWFTEGRMVPAFEKAVFGATSAGLLPNLVETDYGYHIIKITNPKTTRTYQVAQVTRTISPSDNSREFAFSRASEIASNSNNLESFEKTITAQKGLSKTEAKNITADSRSVNNLQNARELVRWAFSEDTNVGDVSHVITMDDQYVVAVLTNKREKGTAKLEDVRDELTMAVRNELKAKKIKEKLGTISGTLGQAAAKYGPDAIARPASDISFAAANVPGMGMEPVAIGRAFGLKPGQRTPAIDGEGGVVVVELTNITPAPPVSDLATAKKQVQDIRSGRVQAAIYEAVRKNAKVEDNRVRFF
- a CDS encoding tetratricopeptide repeat protein; this translates as MMRRLLICWLLCAGCLTASLAQGVPEQMALAKEYLRQGDYQKAETLLAKLVEQDVQFGLVYPDYLKTLLALRNFKEAEKLVKRAQKKYPNVPNYIIDEGKVLQAAGNAPAAEKLYAKVVLSTTPENVYGVANAFQQTEMFDYVEQVYLRARQLSGNEKNFAGQLLQIYAYQRKHDQLIDEVLKQVKSTAVPLTYAQNLLQNTLREEEALNKLEQRLMTEVQTDPDASSVQELLIWVLVQRKDFAPALLQARALDRRTQGGGARVLSLADISLRNKDFETAIDGYTYVMQQYRTGEYYPVARHRIIQAREEQVKNTFPLNKEKMKLLAQDYESLLQELGRSERTANIIKSLGELQAFYLDNQQTAMQNLQAVIAMPRAQPDVVAEAKLALADVYLLRGEPWETTLLYSQVEKTHKEQPLGHEAKLRNARLSYYKGEFELAQSHLDILKLATSREIANDALSLSLLIIDNTGLDTTAAALKEYAAIDFLIFKNQHPEALLALDELLKKYPGHSLTDEIYFKKAELFQTLGRFDEAAQNFQLILDHPKADILSDDALYLLAKLNEENLKQPQKAQELYSQLLTKHPGSVFVAEARKRLRKLRGDKV